The window ATGTTTACAAGGCATCAGTTGACTGGCTTGGCCAGCGATCCTTTGAAGCACTTGGGTCCTTTGTGTTATGGTCATTGGATAGTATTTTTGCTGACCTTGCAAGTCATCAAGAAGTTGCCAAGGGATCCAAAAAGGTGGTCCAGCGATCACCATCTAAGTCTCGGGTAGCTTTCAGGACTACTCTTTCTATATGATTTATAAATACTTCTATGCTAGTCAACACTTTCATTCAAGAGTTTCCCCCACTATTATCATGTTATGTTTAAACCATGGTTTCATCCATTGAGTCTTgctttaaagaaattttatctGGAAATCAACATTTTGAAGGttttagaaaaacataaatatgagTCTCACACCCTCGATTTCATTTATATTCTTGTCAACACCCATATCTTTCCAGAGTCTTTTCAGCAAGTCAGATGACTCTTTCCTGTTTGAAAAATGTTTGGAAACATGCTTATTTTAAGGCTTTGTTTATGGTTAGCACCAGCATCAACATTAAAGGTTTCGCTAGTGCACATTACATATCTTAAGTTTTACTAATTTTCATATGGTTGTTGTAATAGTGCTGGGTATAGATTGTGTTTTTTCATCCAAGTAACCATTTTATTGATATATTGATGAGTTCCAGGTTGCTCTATTTGTGGTTTTGGCAATGACGCTACGACGCAAGCCTGATGTGTTGATCGATTTATTGCCGATAATTAGTGAAAATCCAAAATATCAAGGACAAGACAAGCTTCCGGTCACTGGATGGATGATTGCTCAGGTAAGCTGACCACTTAGAATTCCCAGATATGTGAATTCTTCTCttaggaaaataaattttaatatttggaattgtATCTTGATTTAGGCGTCTCAAGGAGATTTGGTTGTGGGATTATACACATGGATTCGTGTTCTCTTCCCTATGCTGAGTGGGAAATCAAGCAGTAATCCTCAATCTAGGGACTTGATCCTGCAGTTGGTTGAGAGGTATCATTGGGattgaaattaatttcactTTGTATTTGATGCTTGAGTTATTCAGATCTTTGAAATTATTGGGCAGTTAGTAATGGAATATTAATTTTCAGTGTTTATttcgtattttttttctgaCTTCTCTCTTTCCCCTTTTTTGCTTGGATTAGAATCTTGTCATCCCCCAAAGCTCGTACAATTTTATTAAATGGTGCTGTTAAAAAGGGTGAGCGCTTAGTGCCACCTTCAGCTCTTGAACTTTTGATGAGACTCACCTTCCCAGTTCCTTCAGCTAGAGTTAAGGTGGGTGCTCTGGTGCAGCATTTTTAGCTAGATTTTGGTGGGTATTTTAGGTCCGAGGCaagttttggttgattttttttccttaggcAACTGAGAGATTCGAAGCTGTTTATCCAACCTTGAAGGAGGTTGCTCTTGCTGGGTCCTCAGGAAGCAAAGCAATGAAACAAGTTACGCAGCAGATATTGAACATTGCAGTCAAAGTCACTGGAGAAGGTAGTCAAAACTCAAATGGGCATCAATTGATTGTTGCTCTCCATAAATGTACATCACAGTTTGATCAGCAGTGCTTTCTGCAGGTAGCTCTGAACTGTCTAGGGAAGCAAGTGACATTTTTATTTGGTGTTTGACACAGAACCCTAATAGTTACAAACAATGGGTAAGCATTTTCTTATGTAATTAagatcttaattttaaattttagacacTTTGCTGTTGTTATATACATCATTGGCTTTGGTTTACTTTGCATGAATTACTTGGAAACAGGACATGTTTTATCTGGATAATCTCGAAGCAAGTGTCACTGTTTTGAGAAGGCTGTCTGATGAATGGAAGGACCACTCGGTCAAACATTCTTCTCTTGACCCCGTGAGGGAAACTCTGAAGAGTTTCAGGCAGAAGGTAACATTTTTAATTCGTATATGCATATTTACTTACAGTAATGCATCTATAGTATTAAAATAAAGGTTTCAGGTCATTGGTACCCTTGTTAATTCTTTGCTGTCATTGTCTTAGACAAGCCCTGAACTGGAAATAAATTACCATTAGGCATTTCAGGTTGGTTGTTTGTGAATTTGGTGAACAGCCCTCGTGTTTTCTGAATTACTCTGCCATTAACATTCCTCTTTTTCCTGACAAAAGGGTGGAAGAGAAATGAGGCGGCCTTGTGTTTTTCCTCTCATTGCTCCAGGcagttatatttttctatatttattaccATATTTCAAGTATCAAATGATTATTACAGTCACTATCACGCGTATGATTGGGACCCAGATAATGTCTTAGTTGCTGGTGCACCTATTCTAACTCACAGCTTCAGCTGGTACTGATGATCTTATGCCAGCTGTTTATCATGTGACCATCTTGTTATCTGTAACTTGGTATATGCTGTGTTTTTTATAGAATGGGAAAGCATTGGCAGAGGAGGAAAATGCAGGGGACTGtgcatccttgaaagaagcagACAAGTACTGCAAGGCAATTCTGGGACGACTTTCACGAGGCCATGGATGCATAAGAAGCCTGTTTATTGTGTCAGCTGCTCTGGCTGCAGGAGCTGTTATCATATCCCAGAAGGAATACTGGGACTTGCAAAAACTCTCTGCAATGCTCAACTTACCACCCTCCTAAGTTCATCATGGAGGTTCCCAGCGCAGTGAATGGCTTTCATCATTGCCGCTAATGGTTATGTCCGGCTTAGCGCAGTTCTTCCCGATGTTCCATTGTAAAATGGGCAGAGTATGAGGAGTCTTATAATGCAAATAGGAGGCAGCAATAGCAAAATAGTGGCCAAAAGGAGCTGGCCGGCACATATCACAGAATATTGGTCTGTCTAGTTTTCGGATTCAAGCCAGTTTTTAATAACTAGGGTTTGCCCTTCGTAATAACTAATTTATATGGTTTGTGATGGTAGATCATAAAGCTGTGTAAATGCAAGCTTGGTGTGCTTGAAAgcataatcaaattatttttgttttcttagttgAACGAAATCAAAATTCACTAGCTTTTGGTGGCTGATAATTTAGGTCCTAAttgtgcgtgcgtgcgtgagtgaaaatatataaaattttcttGCCTTGTCTTAGATCTAAAGAAAAAATGGTAACATGTGGAGCAGATTCTTCCCTTTTCTTCAGAGATCAACGAGAAAGGAATTAAAAACCTGGGCGTGTTCAATCACATGTCTTAGAAACCCTTCCTGATTGTGCTATGCTTTAGTTGAAGCTTGGAGCCTAACTACAAAGGCCCAAAATTACaattcccttttctttcctctttacAGGATTCATttcaggaaaaacaaaaaagagaaagaaaaatataatttttttttaatttttatgttttaaaagtgttttttttttatttaattgattctaagttttttctcgatttaaaaaagaaaatttttttctcgatttaaaaaatttaccatTACATTCACATGATGCATGCAGATGATTTTTCtaggtactttttttttaaaacaatcaagAATAGAAGAAATATCCTTAACCacttgataaaaaaaccaaagaaagaaaaataagaagaagctAGCCACTTTCCAAATTCCCCTCATATTAGGCTAAGAGGGTGGGTGCTGTGTCTTTGCTactattttagatattttttttaattcacgtGAAGTGTTCAGGCCAACTtacatatattttgattaatttatatggaCCCTCAAGTTAACAACTAGATAAACCTCCAAtgaccatcaatattaattactttagggctcgaatctgagaccacaaaaaacataaatttcttGATCCCAAACTCTTATTACTGGACCACCTACTAGATGTTTCTATTCTAGATAATTTAAACATCTAAGATGGTGCTAAAGATCCCAAAGTATTGTAGATGAGTCGTGGATGATTGATTGCCAATTTGCTATTTAAGATGAAAACTCATACAACATTTCCCAATAATACATTAATGAAAGGCATGTTGTTATCACATTGCCAATTTGCTATTTAAGATGAAAACTCATACAACATTACCCAATAATACATTAATGAAAGGCATGTTGTTATCACATGTCCTTGtcattaaatatgtttttgattttgtgattcaattgtgttttttttaaaaatttaaatttgtttttttttaaaattattcttttgatatttttgaattcttttgacatgctaatgttaaaaataaaatttaaaaataatatctacaaTAATCACAAACATGCTCTTAATCAACCCGCCAAACATCCTCAAAAATTTATcttctctttccctttcttttttaattaattaaatccaaaaacatttgatttttttagatactAGATGTAAAACTCAAAGAGATTATCTATTATGAatctaattttattcaattgctttttgtttatgattttgCTTGAAACTGAAACTGAAACTGAAACTTTTCATATGAGATGAAATTGCGAAAAGATACATTATTGGGTTACAAATGAAACTAATGAGCTTTCTTAAGAAAGCTAAACAATGAAGTAActagacaatttttttttggcactAAGCAACATTTAAGCTTAAATAACAAGTATTTACCCGCTATCCAAAATCCGAGTTTCAAGTTGGTCATATCAACTTAAGTATtgacatttaaaaaagaaaaaaagatgccacttttttttttaataaaaactaaaacaatgctattttgataaaaaaaaatcaaaataaaacttgatttgagcAGGTTATTGGCCATCGTTTCATTGGATTGTGTTTAGCTAAgctatgttttataattataaccaTACGTTGATGAATtaatatgatgaaaaaaataataattacatagaGATAATGAGTAAAGTAATACTAGATTCAAACACTTTCTCAGACAATTCTATAACTtcaatgattatataaaaaaaaaggtgtaaaaGATCCATAATATTGGAAACACAAGAGAAATGCACATTGCAAAACAACAAGAGCAATAAAAGACACGATAAGTAGCCCTACAAAGtttgacaaaaacaaagaaaaataaataaatcaaaaacacaaatcatatGAGATCGAAACccatttttggatttaataccTAACCCTAACAATCACATCTCGTTTGAGAATGCGGTTGAAACCGTGTTTTatcagattttaatttttttattaattttttttatgttttcagatcgaTCGTTATGATGTGCTGATCtcgattaaaaataattttttaaaaataaaaaaatatcatttcgatatatttttaagtgaaaaataatttaaaccgCAACTACTACCACAATTTCAAAAAAGCGAACATCCCAAAACAATTCCTACAAATAATACCCCTTATAAATCTCCTCTCCATGCTTGCAAGCAAAAACCCATTTTTGGATCTACTATCACTTGATGGACGgtcctctctcttcttcttcttcttcttctaattacACCTTCTAATGTTGCAACCGCATCTAGATGCCTCTGAAAAGGAAATAGTCGGTTCAGATGCCCGAATCATGACCCGATATTTGGAACCTATGCTTGAAACTGTTGAATCTGTGATAGCTTGATGAGTGAATGAAATAGTCGGTTCAATCTGCTCAGCAACATCACACAGGAAGCCATGGATGTTCTTCTGTCTGAGATGCAGTGCTACGTGCCTCTGCGTTCCTCCTGGCACTTATGGTAACAAGGAAACATGCCCTTGCTACAATGACTGGGAGACCAAGAGAGGAAGACCCAAGCGCCCTTGATATGGCCTGGCTTCTAGTTTCAATCAAAaccaagaacaagaacaagaacaataaatatatgGCCAGAATTCCCTTCTTGCTTAAACAAATAGCTAATTCGGTATGGATTATGGATTTTATCTCTTTAGGCAATCTTATCTTCAGATATTGTCGTATTTCTCAAGCAAATTAACCTGGAAAGCACTTCCTTTAGACCACAAAGGGTAAGGTTATAAGATTGGGGATATGTTTCAAGTAGTATCTTAGATTAGAAAAGCAACTTGATTTATTGTGCCCATTTCTCTACGCATTtccatccttctttttttttaagaaaaaaaaacattattattattattattttgcttgaaCCGTAATTTTCACCGCGTAGACAAACAGTCTTGCAGGAAGAAAGGGAACATACTAAACCATGAATTATTTCATTTGTTCACATGAGAACATTTCATAACCACCCAATATAACAGTCTGGAGTATCACTATCTAGGAGAGAACAATAGCAAGTTTAAGAAAAAGCAAACTCATGCCAAGGAAATAAGAAACTCCTGACACATCAGTTCTTTTTTGCCAGAATGTTGCAAAAGCAATGGAGCTGCAAAACCGGGATCAAAGCAGAAACAGCAATGAAATCAACCTGTAGCAAACTGGGCAATACTGCAAGCTATGCAGCATCAGCTGATACAGCAACTACAGCAAGTTTCATAGCACCAACTGCTCTTGATACAGTCATAGCACTCAGAACAGGCATCTCAATGCAGCATCGGAGAAACCAACAACAAATCCACCCACCACTACCACCTCAATGCAGCAGTTTGCACCAAAAAATCAACATGAACCCCACCCACCACCTCCAGGAGTTAAAATCTCAAGAATCTCCCCTGCCTGCACCTCAACTGTGTTCTTACCTCCAAGGTAAACTCTCCGTTTATCTTTGGTAATTAGGTAATTGGCCCCGCGAGCCCCATCTTTTCCCCCCTTCAGACCTTTTGGTGCATGCACACGCCTTTCTGAAAGAATACTCACTACAACTGGCCGCCTGAACTCTATCTCTCTTACAAGCCCATCACCCCCTTTATGAAGCCCAGATCCTCCACTGTTCTCTCTTAGTCCAAACTTATGCAAAAGAACAGGATACCTTTGCTCAAAAATCTCTGGATCAGTCATACGGGTATTGGTCATATGGCACTGGACTCCACTTGTCCCATCCCAGTGAGGACCAGCACCACTTCCACCTCCAATTGTTTCATAATAGCCAAAAGTATTATCCCCAAAAGTGAGATTATTCATGCAACCCTGAGAACAAGCACAGGCCTGAAAGGCAGTAAGTACAACATCTGTTACCCTCTGAGATGTGAGAACATTACCTCCAACAACTGCAGCCTTGTCACTTGGAGAGAGGAATGAGCCTTTAGGAATATGGATTCCAACCGGGGCTAAACAACCTTGGTTGAGAGGAATGTCAACATCCACCAAACAGCGAAGGCAGTATATGACTGCGGCAGCTGTTACTGCTTCTGGTGCATTCCAATTCCCATACACCTCAGGGCTTGTCCCACTAAAATCGAAAAATGCTTCCCCTTTATTAGAATCAATAGTTAGTTTCAGATGTATGACAGAGCCATCATCCATgctatcttcttcttctatagTTACATTA of the Populus nigra chromosome 7, ddPopNigr1.1, whole genome shotgun sequence genome contains:
- the LOC133699521 gene encoding uncharacterized protein LOC133699521 isoform X1 encodes the protein MDENSALIAQLLMEDEIEMRNRNGNANANGSVSGKDQNDGGWKTVSYSKRNKKQQPSKVSNSSESSSSDHQRSNGVGGEKADVFRSIEKKSEDRRRRIEEEWRKREEEESGERDGSKRHSDEDDGESEDGGHGGDGGGAGEEVKKVKKPKVKKPKVTVAEAAAKIDAGDLGAFLVDITASYETQQDILLMRFADYYGRSFSSVSSAQFPWLKIFKESPVSKLIDTPLAHISQDVYKASVDWLGQRSFEALGSFVLWSLDSIFADLASHQEVAKGSKKVVQRSPSKSRVALFVVLAMTLRRKPDVLIDLLPIISENPKYQGQDKLPVTGWMIAQASQGDLVVGLYTWIRVLFPMLSGKSSSNPQSRDLILQLVERILSSPKARTILLNGAVKKGERLVPPSALELLMRLTFPVPSARVKATERFEAVYPTLKEVALAGSSGSKAMKQVTQQILNIAVKVTGEVLSAGSSELSREASDIFIWCLTQNPNSYKQWDMFYLDNLEASVTVLRRLSDEWKDHSVKHSSLDPVRETLKSFRQKNGKALAEEENAGDCASLKEADKYCKAILGRLSRGHGCIRSLFIVSAALAAGAVIISQKEYWDLQKLSAMLNLPPS
- the LOC133699521 gene encoding uncharacterized protein LOC133699521 isoform X2, whose protein sequence is MDENSALIAQLLMEDEIEMRNRNGNANANGSVSGKDQNDGGWKTVSYSKRNKKQQPSKVSNSSESSSSDHQRSNGVGGEKADVFRSIEKKSEDRRRRIEEEWRKREEEESGERDGSKRHSDEDDGESEDGGHGGDGGGAGEEVKKVKKPKVKKPKVTVAEAAAKIDAGDLGAFLVDITASYETQQDILLMRFADYYGRSFSSVSSAQFPWLKIFKESPVSKLIDTPLAHISQDVYKASVDWLGQRSFEALGSFVLWSLDSIFADLASHQEVAKGSKKVVQRSPSKSRVALFVVLAMTLRRKPDVLIDLLPIISENPKYQGQDKLPVTGWMIAQASQGDLVVGLYTWIRVLFPMLSGKSSSNPQSRDLILQLVERILSSPKARTILLNGAVKKGERLVPPSALELLMRLTFPVPSARVKATERFEAVYPTLKEVALAGSSGSKAMKQVTQQILNIAVKVTGEGSSELSREASDIFIWCLTQNPNSYKQWDMFYLDNLEASVTVLRRLSDEWKDHSVKHSSLDPVRETLKSFRQKNGKALAEEENAGDCASLKEADKYCKAILGRLSRGHGCIRSLFIVSAALAAGAVIISQKEYWDLQKLSAMLNLPPS